A single genomic interval of Parvularcula marina harbors:
- a CDS encoding zinc-ribbon domain-containing protein has translation MLISCPACPKMYRVPASAIPPEGREVSCSACGTVWYEKGLDAEVVTVGAGAFTAAAAPRHIHASPPPRASKPAPAPREEGESTVVALWRPKDAVPGWDEEKGSSASSGKEHPHRQQEWVKAAFEPHPFRSAPRQAPPAPEPRVEDEGAAEEMAGYFSADEKTGLNWADLPRQILAQLSERLSLWRQDRQERSLNQGMDAALKFRDRIRARERNRLTPLRRLGWSVWIMMVAAIGVALSDRELMETIWPDTSRAYARVFGAPENPAALELKGVSTRYAQSFEGPVLEIRGTVVNAGTIPALPLLELRVDGEVLADYQAVSLSDVTVPVRGERPFVVRAMVPEGTARADIRVTAGVPAPAPEAQGFTLQQTGSGWGRATLPPLPIEAIETAAR, from the coding sequence ATGCTGATCTCATGTCCGGCCTGCCCGAAAATGTATCGTGTGCCCGCCTCGGCGATCCCGCCGGAGGGGCGCGAGGTCAGCTGCTCTGCCTGCGGCACGGTCTGGTATGAAAAGGGTCTGGATGCCGAGGTCGTGACAGTCGGTGCCGGTGCCTTCACGGCCGCTGCCGCGCCGCGCCATATCCATGCGTCTCCGCCGCCGCGAGCCAGCAAGCCTGCACCTGCGCCGCGAGAAGAAGGCGAATCAACAGTCGTCGCACTGTGGCGGCCTAAAGACGCTGTCCCCGGCTGGGATGAAGAGAAGGGGAGTTCTGCCTCTTCGGGTAAAGAACATCCGCACCGACAGCAGGAATGGGTGAAAGCCGCTTTCGAACCGCATCCGTTCCGCTCTGCCCCAAGGCAGGCGCCGCCTGCGCCGGAACCGCGTGTCGAAGACGAGGGCGCGGCTGAAGAGATGGCCGGGTATTTCTCGGCCGATGAAAAAACAGGCTTGAACTGGGCGGATTTGCCCCGGCAGATCCTCGCGCAGCTTTCGGAGCGTCTCTCTCTCTGGCGGCAGGACCGACAGGAGCGCAGCCTCAATCAGGGGATGGATGCCGCGCTGAAATTCCGTGACCGGATCAGGGCGCGCGAGCGCAACCGGCTGACGCCTCTGCGCCGGCTCGGCTGGAGCGTCTGGATCATGATGGTGGCCGCAATTGGCGTGGCGCTCAGCGACCGCGAACTGATGGAGACCATCTGGCCGGATACGTCGAGAGCATATGCCCGTGTCTTCGGCGCGCCGGAAAACCCGGCGGCGCTGGAGCTCAAAGGCGTCTCGACGCGTTATGCGCAGTCCTTTGAAGGCCCGGTCCTCGAAATTCGCGGCACGGTCGTCAATGCCGGGACGATCCCGGCCCTGCCGCTTCTTGAGTTGCGTGTCGATGGCGAGGTGCTGGCTGATTATCAGGCCGTCTCGCTCAGCGACGTGACGGTGCCGGTGCGCGGCGAGCGTCCATTCGTTGTCCGCGCCATGGTGCCCGAAGGGACGGCGCGGGCCGATATCCGCGTAACGGCAGGGGTGCCAGCCCCGGCGCCGGAGGCACAAGGCTTCACCCTGCAGCAGACCGGCAGCGGCTGGGGCCGCGCCACCCTGCCGCCCTTGCCGATCGAGGCGATTGAGACGGCCGCAAGGTGA